The following are from one region of the Nicotiana tabacum cultivar K326 chromosome 3, ASM71507v2, whole genome shotgun sequence genome:
- the LOC142176555 gene encoding uncharacterized protein LOC142176555, with product MSKVRPYDTSRRGTPSLRYFAMAIHKVGNGYSWLSPSKMRKGAYTQIREQEVIAFIWENIICHFGIPKEISCDNGPQFVGKRTTEFFEKWHIKRILSMPYHPAANGQVESSNKVILNILKKKLGLWLELLPKVLWAYRTMQKTSTGETPYSLVYGTDAVIPIEVGEPSLRYFNESGPGNDEIRLQDLDEVEE from the exons ATGTCAAAAGTACGCCCCTATGATACATCAAGAAGGGGAACTCCTTCACTCCGTTActtcgccatggccattcataaagtggggaatggatatagttGGCTCTCTCCCAGCAAGATGAGGAAAG gtgcataTACTCAGATACGTGAGCAGGAGGTCATTGCGTTCATATGGGAAAACATTATATGCCATtttggcatccccaaagaaattagTTGCGACAACGGACCTCAGTTCGTCGGAAAAAGAACGACTGAGTTtttcgaaaaatggcacatcaaacgaATACTCTCCATGCCCTATCACCCTGCCGCCAATGGTCAAGTCGAATCCTCCAACAAAGTAATactgaatatattgaaaaagaagcttgGGTTATGGCTTGAACTACTACCAAAAGTGTTATGGGCATATCGTACTATGCAAAAAACTAGCACAGGAGAAACACCATATTCACTGGTCTACGGGACCGACGCAGTTATACCCATCGAGGTCGGGGAACCCAGTTTGAGATACTTCAACGAGAGTGGACCAGGTAATGATGAAATTAGGCTACAAGATCTGGATGAAGTCGAAGAATGA